In Rhodococcus rhodochrous, a single genomic region encodes these proteins:
- the mfd gene encoding transcription-repair coupling factor, whose translation MSAVPPAAVPLSGLARIALADDRLRRIGELAGSAEQEIVAPPAARPFVAAALAEKTPLLVVTATGREADDLTAELTEMLGEGVTQFPSWETLPHERLSPSADTVGRRLHVLRRLARPDDRDLGPELRVVVATVRSLVQPMAPGLGEIDPVTLRVGTEHDFEELVERLVELAYTRVDMVGKRGEFAVRGGILDVFPPTADHPVRVEFWGDEVTELRCFSVADQRSISEVDVPVLVAPPCRELLLTDEVKARAAQLAEDNPADAALVEMLDKMAGGIPVEGMEALLPVLQPGELQLLTDVLPAGAHVLICDPEKVRTRASDLARTGQEFLEASWTAASIGGAAPLDTSNLNGVDGRKLDLGASAYRSLRQVREAAQAAGRPWWTLSPLASGADTELVLDVQPAPEVRGSEDLLSMLFVNLRAHVTAGGRAVIVVAGAGTGQRILERLKENEVPAAKLEPGTEPVRGQVGVMRGCLHEGVVLPGNDDNVVPGLVIVTEADLTGNRVVTEGRKTPVKRRNQVDPLALNAGDFVVHDQHGIGKFVEMVERTVGGARREYLVIEYAPGKRGQPGDKLFVPMEQLDQLSRYVGGELPSVSKLGGSDWANTKRKARKAVREIAGELVRLYAARQASPGHAFAPDSPWQKEMEDAFPFTETQDQLTVISEVKTDMEKPVPMDRVVIGDVGYGKTEIAVRAAFKAVQDGKQVAVLVPTTLLAQQHLQTFTERMAAFPVTVKGLSRFTDASESRAVTEGMADGTVDIVVGTHRLLQTGIRWKDLGLVIVDEEQRFGVEHKEHIKALRTHVDVLTMSATPIPRTLEMSMAGIREMSTILTPPEERHPILTYVGAYNDKQVAAAIRRELLRDGQVFYVHNRVSSIDKAAKRLRDLVPEARIAVAHGQMNEETLEKTVQGFWQREFDVLVCTTIVETGLDISNANTLIVERADSLGLSQLHQLRGRVGRSRERGYAYFLYPAEKPLTETAYDRLATISQNSDLGAGMAVAMKDLEIRGAGNVLGAEQSGHVAGVGFDLYVRLVGEAVEAYRAAADGRTVTTDEAPKEVRIDLPVDAHIPADYVASDRLRLEAYRKLAAANDDAAIATVVDELVDRYGPLPEEVQRLVSVGRLRLLCREYGLEEVAVTGTQIRISPMELPDSKQMRLERLYPGAQYRATSGLVQLPIPRTGGVGSDRVRDVALLQYIADFLLALDGKPQGSVDLNSAATVNA comes from the coding sequence TTGTCTGCTGTGCCCCCGGCCGCTGTCCCACTGTCCGGATTGGCGCGGATCGCGCTGGCCGACGACCGACTGCGCAGGATCGGCGAGCTCGCCGGTTCCGCCGAACAGGAGATCGTCGCCCCACCCGCCGCGCGGCCGTTCGTCGCCGCGGCGCTGGCCGAGAAGACGCCTCTGCTCGTGGTCACCGCCACCGGACGCGAGGCCGACGATCTCACCGCCGAACTCACCGAGATGCTCGGCGAGGGCGTCACGCAGTTCCCCTCGTGGGAGACCCTGCCGCACGAGCGCCTGTCGCCGAGCGCCGACACGGTCGGCCGCCGTCTGCACGTCCTGCGCCGGCTCGCCCGTCCCGACGATCGTGATCTCGGCCCCGAACTGAGGGTCGTCGTCGCCACCGTGCGGTCGCTGGTGCAGCCGATGGCGCCCGGACTCGGCGAGATCGACCCCGTCACGCTGCGGGTCGGCACCGAACACGACTTCGAGGAACTCGTCGAGCGCCTCGTCGAACTGGCGTACACCCGCGTCGACATGGTCGGCAAGCGCGGTGAGTTCGCGGTGCGCGGCGGCATCCTCGACGTCTTCCCGCCCACCGCCGACCATCCGGTCCGCGTCGAGTTCTGGGGCGACGAGGTCACCGAACTTCGCTGCTTCTCCGTCGCCGACCAGCGTTCGATCTCCGAGGTCGACGTGCCGGTGCTCGTCGCGCCGCCGTGCCGCGAACTGCTGCTCACCGACGAGGTCAAGGCCCGCGCCGCGCAGCTCGCCGAGGACAACCCGGCCGATGCGGCGCTCGTCGAGATGCTCGACAAGATGGCCGGCGGCATCCCCGTCGAGGGCATGGAAGCGTTGCTGCCGGTGCTGCAGCCCGGCGAGTTGCAGTTGCTCACCGACGTTCTGCCCGCCGGGGCGCACGTGCTGATCTGCGACCCGGAGAAGGTCCGTACCCGTGCGAGCGATCTCGCCCGCACCGGGCAGGAGTTCCTCGAGGCGTCGTGGACGGCCGCCTCGATCGGTGGTGCGGCGCCGCTCGACACCTCGAACCTCAACGGGGTGGACGGCCGGAAGCTCGATCTCGGCGCGTCGGCCTACCGGTCGCTGCGTCAGGTGCGCGAGGCCGCGCAGGCCGCGGGCAGACCGTGGTGGACGCTCAGCCCGCTCGCCTCCGGTGCCGACACCGAACTCGTCCTCGACGTGCAGCCGGCCCCCGAGGTCCGCGGCTCCGAGGACCTGCTGTCGATGCTGTTCGTGAACCTGCGTGCCCACGTCACCGCCGGTGGCCGTGCGGTGATCGTCGTCGCCGGTGCGGGCACCGGACAGCGCATCCTCGAGCGGCTGAAGGAGAACGAGGTCCCCGCCGCGAAGCTCGAACCGGGCACCGAACCGGTGCGCGGGCAGGTCGGCGTCATGCGCGGCTGCCTGCACGAGGGCGTCGTCCTCCCCGGCAACGACGACAACGTGGTGCCGGGACTGGTGATCGTCACCGAGGCCGACCTCACCGGCAACCGCGTCGTCACCGAGGGCCGCAAGACCCCCGTCAAGCGCCGCAACCAGGTTGATCCGCTCGCCCTGAACGCCGGCGACTTCGTCGTCCACGACCAGCACGGCATCGGCAAGTTCGTCGAGATGGTCGAGCGCACGGTCGGTGGTGCCCGCCGCGAATATCTCGTCATCGAGTACGCGCCCGGCAAGCGGGGCCAGCCCGGCGACAAGCTGTTCGTGCCGATGGAACAGCTCGACCAGCTCTCCCGGTACGTCGGAGGTGAGCTGCCGTCCGTCAGCAAGCTCGGCGGATCCGACTGGGCCAACACCAAGCGCAAGGCGCGCAAGGCGGTTCGCGAGATCGCCGGCGAGCTCGTACGGCTGTACGCGGCGCGGCAGGCATCACCCGGCCACGCGTTCGCGCCCGACTCGCCGTGGCAGAAGGAGATGGAGGACGCCTTCCCCTTCACCGAGACGCAGGACCAGCTCACGGTGATCTCCGAGGTCAAGACCGACATGGAGAAGCCGGTGCCGATGGACCGCGTCGTGATCGGCGACGTGGGGTACGGCAAGACCGAGATCGCGGTGCGCGCGGCGTTCAAGGCCGTGCAGGACGGCAAGCAGGTCGCGGTGCTCGTCCCCACGACCCTGCTCGCGCAGCAGCACCTGCAGACCTTCACCGAGCGGATGGCGGCCTTCCCCGTCACGGTGAAGGGACTGAGCCGGTTCACCGACGCGTCCGAGTCGCGCGCCGTCACCGAGGGCATGGCCGACGGTACCGTCGACATCGTCGTCGGTACCCACCGCTTGCTCCAAACCGGGATCCGCTGGAAGGACCTCGGTCTCGTGATCGTCGACGAGGAGCAGCGTTTCGGCGTCGAGCACAAGGAACACATCAAGGCGCTGCGCACGCACGTCGACGTGCTCACGATGTCGGCCACACCGATCCCGCGAACCCTCGAGATGAGCATGGCCGGGATCCGCGAGATGTCGACCATCCTCACCCCGCCCGAGGAACGGCACCCGATCCTCACCTATGTGGGTGCGTACAACGACAAGCAGGTCGCCGCGGCGATCCGCCGAGAGCTGCTGCGCGACGGCCAGGTCTTCTACGTCCACAACCGGGTGAGCTCGATCGACAAGGCCGCCAAGCGACTCCGCGATCTCGTCCCCGAGGCGCGGATCGCGGTCGCGCACGGGCAGATGAACGAGGAGACGCTCGAGAAGACGGTGCAGGGGTTCTGGCAGCGCGAGTTCGACGTGCTGGTGTGCACGACGATCGTCGAGACCGGCCTCGACATCTCGAACGCCAACACGCTCATCGTCGAACGTGCGGATTCGCTCGGCCTGTCGCAGCTGCACCAGTTGCGCGGCCGTGTCGGGCGTTCGCGTGAGCGCGGTTACGCGTACTTCCTGTATCCGGCGGAGAAGCCGCTGACGGAGACCGCCTACGACCGGCTCGCCACGATCTCGCAGAACTCCGATCTCGGCGCGGGTATGGCCGTGGCCATGAAGGACCTCGAGATCCGTGGCGCCGGTAACGTTCTCGGCGCCGAGCAGTCCGGTCACGTCGCCGGCGTGGGCTTCGACCTGTATGTGCGGCTCGTCGGCGAGGCCGTCGAGGCGTACCGGGCCGCGGCCGACGGCCGGACGGTCACCACCGACGAAGCGCCCAAGGAGGTGCGGATCGACCTTCCCGTCGACGCGCACATCCCGGCCGACTATGTCGCATCCGACCGGCTGCGCCTCGAGGCGTACCGCAAGCTCGCCGCCGCGAACGACGACGCCGCGATCGCCACGGTCGTCGACGAACTCGTCGACCGTTACGGTCCGCTGCCCGAGGAGGTGCAGCGGCTCGTGTCCGTCGGCCGGTTGCGGTTGCTGTGCCGCGAGTACGGCCTCGAGGAGGTCGCGGTCACCGGCACCCAGATCCGGATCTCACCGATGGAGCTGCCCGACTCGAAGCAGATGCGGCTCGAGCGGTTGTACCCGGGAGCGCAGTACCGCGCGACGAGCGGTCTCGTGCAGCTGCCGATCCCGCGGACCGGCGGGGTCGGATCGGATCGGGTGCGCGACGTGGCGCTGCTGCAGTACATCGCCGACTTCCTGCTCGCCCTCGACGGCAAGCCGCAGGGCTCGGTGGATCTGAACAGCGCGGCGACGGTGAATGCATGA
- a CDS encoding MazG family protein — protein MTDYTALAEAAAVMDRLWSFGGWEVTQTHESLRRYLIEETYEVLDAVESGDPDELREELGDLLLQVLFHSRIAEANGQFTVDDVAATLVAKLAARSPHLTNGHTGPLDVAEQEAAWEIAKKAEKARASCLDGIAMAQPALSLADKVIERAMRAGFPADLVPDALRVVRITGTGDTESTLRSEILAFAGSIRAAEKAAHTDGVPHGGLDEDAWRRYWTPMDRPRGGPADEHRGGPADEHRGGSADEHRG, from the coding sequence ATGACCGACTACACCGCTCTCGCCGAGGCGGCGGCCGTGATGGACAGACTGTGGTCGTTCGGGGGATGGGAGGTCACCCAGACCCACGAGAGTCTGCGCCGCTATCTGATCGAGGAGACCTACGAGGTTCTCGACGCCGTCGAGTCGGGTGATCCGGACGAGCTCCGCGAGGAACTCGGCGACCTGCTGCTGCAGGTGCTGTTCCACTCCCGGATCGCCGAGGCGAACGGGCAGTTCACGGTCGACGACGTGGCGGCGACCCTCGTCGCCAAGCTCGCCGCGCGCAGCCCGCACCTGACCAACGGTCACACCGGTCCGCTCGACGTCGCGGAACAGGAAGCGGCGTGGGAGATCGCGAAGAAGGCGGAGAAGGCACGGGCGTCGTGCCTCGACGGGATCGCGATGGCGCAGCCCGCACTGTCCCTGGCCGACAAGGTGATCGAACGTGCGATGCGGGCGGGTTTCCCGGCGGACCTGGTACCCGACGCCTTGCGCGTCGTCCGGATCACCGGCACGGGCGACACGGAGTCGACGCTCCGATCGGAGATCCTCGCGTTCGCCGGATCGATCCGGGCGGCGGAGAAGGCCGCGCACACCGACGGTGTTCCGCACGGTGGGCTCGACGAGGATGCGTGGCGTCGCTACTGGACTCCGATGGACCGGCCCCGCGGGGGACCCGCAGACGAACACCGCGGGGGACCCGCCGACGAGCACCGCGGGGGATCCGCAGACGAACACCGCGGTTGA
- a CDS encoding class I SAM-dependent methyltransferase encodes MNRCRACGHDRLERVLDLGAVPPADFFPPGDSPPSPAESAHELAMVLCTGCGLAQLADDDTVPDEPPGIEPEALREQAREAVEVVERAGRLKGRTVIEFGSPHGGTWLPLLIERGFRPAFPGAAASLVLDSFGIMHEADQRAAFLKRAAALSPDGVLLLQFHTLSAIVSQGQWNALRHGHFAYYSLTALRRLLEDVGLHISEAWTFDLYGDTVLVAAERDPWTNAGLSARRILAAERATGITSAATLRTLQRQADRQVDELVSWLRKSATEHRRVFAYGAASRAVALFARAGVDRAVMEAVADGSPAKAGRRMPGTDVPIVDPNALRDASPDCILLTVPDLLPEVRAQFPEFEGRWYLPPDSRHGVRRAG; translated from the coding sequence ATGAACAGGTGCCGCGCGTGCGGCCACGATCGCCTCGAGCGAGTCCTCGATCTCGGAGCGGTCCCGCCCGCCGATTTCTTTCCACCCGGGGACTCGCCTCCTTCACCCGCCGAATCAGCCCACGAACTGGCGATGGTTCTGTGCACCGGCTGCGGACTGGCGCAGCTGGCGGACGACGACACCGTCCCGGACGAGCCCCCCGGCATCGAGCCGGAGGCGCTGCGCGAGCAGGCCCGCGAGGCCGTCGAGGTCGTCGAGCGGGCGGGCAGGCTGAAGGGCCGCACGGTGATCGAGTTCGGCAGTCCGCACGGCGGCACCTGGCTCCCCCTGCTGATCGAACGCGGTTTCCGGCCCGCCTTCCCCGGGGCCGCCGCGTCCCTGGTCCTCGACAGCTTCGGCATCATGCACGAAGCCGATCAGCGCGCGGCATTCCTCAAACGCGCGGCGGCGCTCTCCCCCGACGGTGTGCTGCTGCTCCAGTTCCACACCCTCTCCGCCATCGTGTCGCAGGGCCAGTGGAACGCCCTGCGGCACGGTCATTTCGCGTACTACTCGCTGACCGCACTGCGGCGACTGCTCGAGGACGTGGGACTGCACATCTCCGAGGCCTGGACCTTCGACCTCTACGGCGACACCGTGCTGGTCGCTGCCGAACGGGATCCGTGGACGAATGCGGGACTGAGTGCACGCCGGATCCTCGCCGCCGAACGGGCGACCGGCATTACGAGCGCTGCGACACTCCGCACCCTGCAACGGCAGGCCGACCGCCAGGTGGACGAACTCGTCTCCTGGCTGCGCAAGTCGGCCACCGAACACCGACGGGTGTTCGCCTACGGCGCGGCCTCCCGGGCCGTGGCACTGTTCGCTCGTGCGGGTGTCGACCGCGCCGTCATGGAGGCCGTCGCCGACGGCTCACCGGCGAAGGCCGGACGGCGCATGCCGGGAACGGACGTCCCGATCGTCGACCCGAACGCCCTGCGCGACGCGTCCCCCGACTGCATCCTGCTCACTGTGCCCGACCTCCTCCCGGAGGTACGGGCACAGTTTCCGGAGTTCGAGGGCCGCTGGTATCTCCCACCCGACAGCCGGCACGGGGTCCGGCGGGCAGGGTGA
- a CDS encoding sugar transferase — translation MKRWVKSSFVRPSATGLWQVSGRSNLSWDESVRADLRYVENWTFMLDLSILRRTIRAVLSGDGAY, via the coding sequence GTGAAGCGCTGGGTGAAGTCCTCCTTCGTGAGGCCGTCGGCGACGGGACTGTGGCAGGTCAGCGGACGCAGCAATCTGTCCTGGGACGAATCGGTACGGGCCGATCTGCGGTACGTCGAGAACTGGACCTTCATGCTCGACCTGTCCATCCTGCGTCGCACGATTCGAGCCGTTCTCAGCGGCGACGGTGCATATTGA
- a CDS encoding lytic transglycosylase domain-containing protein translates to MVLLSALVAVVFVAVESALHSPRRPSVEIPDGVPPAPGLPVPPIDVNGPGRTAAQLADWAESQSRELGIPTTALEAYGHAAAVLTVSTPGCGLSWTTLAGIGNVESSHGRFGGASLGPDGSVSPPIRGVPLDGTRDNAEIRDTDGGRLDGDPVLDRAVGPMQFIPETWERWGVDANGDGIADPDNIDDAALTAGRYLCDRGGDLTTAEGWTNALMAYNRSTEYLMLVRDRAAAYGVGVRP, encoded by the coding sequence GTGGTCCTGCTCAGTGCGCTCGTCGCCGTCGTCTTCGTGGCGGTCGAGTCCGCGCTGCACTCACCCCGGCGGCCTTCCGTCGAGATCCCCGACGGTGTTCCGCCGGCACCCGGCCTGCCCGTTCCGCCCATCGACGTGAACGGCCCCGGCCGCACAGCGGCGCAGCTCGCCGACTGGGCCGAATCACAGTCCCGCGAGTTGGGCATCCCCACCACTGCCCTCGAGGCGTACGGGCACGCGGCGGCCGTCCTGACGGTCAGCACCCCCGGGTGCGGCCTGTCGTGGACGACCCTCGCCGGCATCGGCAACGTGGAGAGCAGTCATGGCCGGTTCGGCGGTGCCTCCCTCGGGCCCGACGGCAGCGTCTCCCCGCCCATTCGGGGTGTCCCGCTCGACGGCACCCGGGACAACGCCGAGATCCGCGACACCGACGGTGGCCGCCTCGACGGCGACCCGGTGCTCGACCGGGCGGTCGGGCCGATGCAGTTCATCCCCGAGACCTGGGAACGGTGGGGTGTCGACGCGAACGGCGACGGCATCGCCGACCCCGACAACATCGACGATGCGGCCCTGACCGCGGGTCGCTATCTGTGCGACCGCGGGGGCGACCTGACCACCGCGGAGGGCTGGACGAACGCCCTGATGGCCTACAACCGCTCCACCGAATACCTGATGCTCGTCCGCGACCGTGCCGCCGCCTACGGCGTGGGAGTGCGGCCGTAG